From the genome of Helicoverpa zea isolate HzStark_Cry1AcR chromosome 1, ilHelZeax1.1, whole genome shotgun sequence, one region includes:
- the LOC124633074 gene encoding voltage-dependent calcium channel subunit alpha-2/delta-3 isoform X1 has protein sequence MQSFKFALLCALLFIPEPVPAWKADTVKIWARALGDELWKLNEALTKADQIRIKYKQMNASVKRKDGKQILDSSLRSVSTMLTRKINAVKCIHATAEKLARNFNYTHNKTLQFEYCSAKYSKFFYEDENDDPSLHHEEPELPRYVINSTRYMNVSLERDSHFYNINVNTNTSCVHVPTNIFDIETNALNSILWSKELNEIFIKNYNSDPSLSWQYFGSSHGILRFYPGMRWNTNEVDTYDCRVMSWYIEAATCSKDMIILFDVSGSMTGFKNYVARRTLRSLLDTLSNNDYVNVYTFKNATNFVVECFVDLVQATPENLKTLTDTLEPTNGGKTHKVQLEGYANLTTAYIKAFTTLKERRKHCNVSSTQGCNQLVMVITDYVPGNLTEVFEEYNREVVDNKTYIPVRVFTYLIGKEVTNVREIQWMACLNRGYFVHIHSVEEVQQQVLKYINVIARPMILEQKEPPPTWTHANIDYTRTSKWGVSGDISKPDEDKLVTSVAIPAFDYKYNEENNDALLLGVAGTDVPIDSIAKLAKPHQLGVNGYSFIVSNNGYLLLHPLLTTTINGDLQKNYNSVDFVEVEQVDDGKGSRDLGEQIKNLRYNLVNGTDGNMTQVPVLYHYDNMRRIARVSHDYFFNKLEGTPFSMGISLPKIYGDTELWLKDNPLEAKQGKELTGINVTDYFRYSFRVHPDWVYCKYHYLEGHESLNSEVEAWKFLVGLSKNEIDIRKEQYPTENKTADFSLETHCGMTPLGKDDYYCNEDLVKQLVFDAKLSAPYFENWIASDEEWDLARKYNVSVRFIATSSGLTRWHYIFDPDKNEQVDDQGNRRKEYDGNVFGDDYHNTIEETWYKAAVLQHMINKESLVVATPLPVLDDIIKNPPKVINEDGDITITSSYAIFYKDGNSETPASVVGFQYSYLKFYERFLQITNIDVDGSKDPTCRPDSEKYDCYVIDSSGYIVLAKEKELVGQFFGTVQKYVLQSFLDMGIYEHVEVFNYQALCPYSVLLKKSSSWTLRTPFSLAFNFINWLVTEALLLLTNFYNQDYYAYGAGIIVEDHEYFDLNNKEYTEPPTTTAAPLPENETETAKDNSDENPFSCDHSITLYILNQKYFLEAAGASPTVQKDEPGECWPAYWASYIPKTNLLLVVVEKQDDFSANCTEPPDTKPQPTLMSRSSKEPCHKLNLGALYRRRLEGCYTYHDGERNITACGIGSIARVDLAVLLLAAVLTLLAKTSL, from the exons ATGCAAAGTTTCAAGTTCGCATTACTGTGTGCACTGCTGTTCATACCGGAACCTGTCCCCGCCTGGAAGGCTGACAC tgtaaaaataTGGGCGAGAGCTCTGGGGGATGAACTATGGAAGTTGAACGAAGCACTAACTAAAGCAGATCAGATTAGAATC aaatacaaacaaatgaatgcgAGTGTGAAAAGAAAAGATGGGAAACAAATATTGGATTCGTCACTGCGTTCTGTTAGCACAATGCTCACTCGCAAAATCAATGCCGTCAAG TGCATTCACGCGACGGCAGAAAAATTGGCGAGGAACTTCAACTATACGCACAACAAAACTCTTCAGTTCGAGTACTGTTCAGCAAAGTACTCCAAGTTCTTCTATGAAGACGAGAACGATGACCCAAGTCTTCATCATGAGGAGCCGGAGCTCCCCAGATACGTCATAAACAGTACAAGATACATGAACGTGTCTCTAGAGAGGGACTCCCACTTCTACAATATCAATGTCAACACTAACACCAGTTGTGTTCACGTCCCGACGAATATATTcgatatag AGACAAATGCTTTAAATTCCATATTATGGTCAAAGGAGTTGAACGAAATCTtcataaaaaattacaactCCGATCCGTCATTATCATGGCAGTACTTCGGTAGTTCGCATGGTATCCTTCGGTTCTACCCCGGCATGCGGTGGAACACCAATGAAGTGGACACCTACGACTGCAGAGTCATGTCGTGGTACATCGAAGCTGCAACCTGCTCCAAAGACATGATCATCCTATTCGATGTCTCCGGATCAATGACTGGTTTCAAAAACTACGTAGCAAGAAGAACGTTGCGTTCCCTTTTGGACACCTTATCGAACAACGATTATGTCAACGTATACACTTTCAAAAATGCGACCAATTTCGTAGTGGAATGTTTCGTGGATCTGGTTCAAGCTACTCCCGAAAATTTGAAGACCCTTACTGATACACTTGAGCCTACTAATGGGGGGAAAACCCATAAAGTGCAGTTGGAAGGCTACGCAAACTTGACGACAGCgtatataaaagcttttacaaCACTCAAAGAG AGGAGGAAGCATTGCAACGTGAGCAGTACACAAGGCTGCAACCAACTAGTGATGGTGATCACGGACTATGTGCCGGGCAACCTCACAGAGGTGTTCGAGGAATACAACCGGGAGGTGGTAGACAATAAGACGTACATTCCGGTCAGGGTGTTCACCTACCTCATCGGGAAGGAAGTCACAAATGTACGCGAAATACAGTGGATGGCGTGTTTGAATAGAG GTTACTTCGTGCACATTCACTCAGTGGAAGAGGTACAGCAACAAGTGCTGAAGTACATCAACGTGATCGCTCGCCCCATGATCCTGGAGCAGAAAGAACCACCGCCCACCTGGACTCACGCCAACATTGACTATACG CGTACCAGTAAATGGGGTGTAAGTGGAGACATCTCAAAG CCTGACGAAGACAAGCTGGTGACTTCAGTGGCGATCCCGGCGTTCGACTACAAGTACAATGAGGAGAACAATGACGCCCTGCTGCTTGGAGTGGCGGGGACTGACGTGCCTATTGACAGCATCGCCAAGCTTGCTAAGCCACATCAG CTCGGTGTGAACGGGTATTCATTCATCGTTAGTAACAATGGCTACTTGTTGCTGCATCCACTTTTGACTACTACA ATTAACGGCGACCTACAAAAGAACTACAACAGCGTGGACTTCGTGGAGGTAGAACAAGTAGACGATGGCAAAGGCTCACGAGACTTGGGCGAGCAGATCAAGAACTTGCGGTACAATCTCGTGAATGGTACAGATGGGAACATGACGCAGGTCCCGGTGTTGTACCATTATGATAATATGAG GAGAATAGCCAGAGTAAGCCATGACTACTTTTTCAACAAACTGGAAGGGACACCATTTTCTATGGGTATCTCACTGCCCAAAATATATGGAGACACAGAACTGTGGCTCAAAGATAATCCATTGGAAGCAAAGCAAGGGAAGGAACTGACTGGCATCAATGTCACTGATTACTTTAGATATAGCTTCAGGGTACATCCAGATTG GGTTTACTGCAAATACCACTACTTGGAGGGACACGAGTCACTTAATTCTGAAGTGGAAGCCTGGAAGTTCTTAGTTGGTTTATCTAAGAATGAAATTGATATAAGGAAAGAGCAGTATCCGACAGAAAATAAAACTGCGGATTTTAGTTTGGaaa CTCACTGCGGCATGACACCATTAGGCAAAGATGATTACTATTGCAATGAAGATCTAGTCAAACAATTAGTGTTTGATGCTAAACTATCTGCTCCCTACTTCGAGAACTGGATAGCGTCTGATGAAGAATGGGATTTGGCTAGAAAGTATAATGTAAGCGTAAGGTTCATAGCAACATCAAGTGGTTTGACAAGATGGCATTATATCTTTGATCCTGATAAGAATGAGCAAGTGGACGATCAAGGTAACAGAAGGAAGGAGTATGATGGAAA CGTTTTTGGTGATGACTACCACAACACAATAGAAGAGACTTGGTACAAAGCTGCAGTTCTGCAGCACATGATAAACAAGGAGTCTCTAGTTGTAGCAACTCCTCTCCCAGTCCTCGATGATATCATAAAGAATCCTCCCAAAGTCATCAATGAAGATGGAGATATAACCATTACTTCTAGTTACGCGATATTTTATAAAGACGGTAATTCAGAGACTCCGGCGTCCGTTGTTGGATTCCAGTATTCATATTTGAAGTTTTATGAAAGATTCTTGCAAATCACGAATATTGATGTAGATGGGTCGAAG GACCCAACATGTCGTCCGGATTCCGAGAAATACGACTGTTATGTAATAGACAGTTCTGGATACATCGTATTGGCTAAGGAGAAGGAACTGGTCGGCCAGTTCTTCGGCACGGTACAGAAGTATGTGCTGCAATCCTTCCTGGACATGGGCATATACGAACACGTGGAAGTATTTAACTACCAAGCTCTTTGCCCGTACTCGGTTTTACTGAAGAAAAGCAGTTCTTGGACTTTGCGAACG CCTTTTAGTTTAGCGTTCAACTTCATCAACTGGCTGGTGACTGAGGCTCTGCTATTGTTAACAAACTTCTACAATCAGGACTATTACGCTTATGGCGCCGGCATCATCGTGGAGGACCATG AGTATTTCGATCTAAACAACAAAGAGTACACAGAGCCGCCCACCACGACTGCAGCACCCTTACCGGAGAACGAAACAGAGACTGCGAAGGACAATTCCGACGAGAACCCATTCTCCTGCGACCACAGTATCACGCTTTATATACTgaatcagaaatattttttggaggCGGCTGGAGCTTCGCCGACTGTACAAAAAGATGAGCCCGGGGAGTGCTGGCCCGCTTACTGGGCTTCGTACATTCCTAAGACAAACTTGCTACTTGTGGTGGTGGAGAAACAAGATGACTTTTCTGCGAATTGTACGGAACCGCCCGATACTAAGCCGCAACCGACGCTCATGTCACGGTCCAGTAAGGAGCCCTGCCATAAGCTGAATCTAGGCGCCCTATATAGAAGACGTCTTGAAGGCTGCTACACTTACCACGACGGG GAGCGGAATATAACAGCATGCGGTATTGGGAGTATCGCACGAGTCGACTTGGCCGTCCTTCTATTAGCCGCAGTCTTGACTTTGCTGGCCAAGACCAGCCTCTGA
- the LOC124633074 gene encoding voltage-dependent calcium channel subunit alpha-2/delta-3 isoform X2 produces the protein MQSFKFALLCALLFIPEPVPAWKADTVKIWARALGDELWKLNEALTKADQIRIKYKQMNASVKRKDGKQILDSSLRSVSTMLTRKINAVKCIHATAEKLARNFNYTHNKTLQFEYCSAKYSKFFYEDENDDPSLHHEEPELPRYVINSTRYMNVSLERDSHFYNINVNTNTSCVHVPTNIFDIETNALNSILWSKELNEIFIKNYNSDPSLSWQYFGSSHGILRFYPGMRWNTNEVDTYDCRVMSWYIEAATCSKDMIILFDVSGSMTGFKNYVARRTLRSLLDTLSNNDYVNVYTFKNATNFVVECFVDLVQATPENLKTLTDTLEPTNGGKTHKVQLEGYANLTTAYIKAFTTLKERRKHCNVSSTQGCNQLVMVITDYVPGNLTEVFEEYNREVVDNKTYIPVRVFTYLIGKEVTNVREIQWMACLNRGYFVHIHSVEEVQQQVLKYINVIARPMILEQKEPPPTWTHANIDYTRTSKWGVSGDISKPDEDKLVTSVAIPAFDYKYNEENNDALLLGVAGTDVPIDSIAKLAKPHQLGVNGYSFIVSNNGYLLLHPLLTTTINGDLQKNYNSVDFVEVEQVDDGKGSRDLGEQIKNLRYNLVNGTDGNMTQVPVLYHYDNMRRIARVSHDYFFNKLEGTPFSMGISLPKIYGDTELWLKDNPLEAKQGKELTGINVTDYFRYSFRVHPDWVYCKYHYLEGHESLNSEVEAWKFLVGLSKNEIDIRKEQYPTENKTADFSLETHCGMTPLGKDDYYCNEDLVKQLVFDAKLSAPYFENWIASDEEWDLARKYNVSVRFIATSSGLTRWHYIFDPDKNEQVDDQGNRRKEYDGNVFGDDYHNTIEETWYKAAVLQHMINKESLVVATPLPVLDDIIKNPPKVINEDGDITITSSYAIFYKDGNSETPASVVGFQYSYLKFYERFLQITNIDVDGSKDPTCRPDSEKYDCYVIDSSGYIVLAKEKELVGQFFGTVQKYVLQSFLDMGIYEHVEVFNYQALCPYSVLLKKSSSWTLRTPFSLAFNFINWLVTEALLLLTNFYNQDYYAYGAGIIVEDHEPPTTTAAPLPENETETAKDNSDENPFSCDHSITLYILNQKYFLEAAGASPTVQKDEPGECWPAYWASYIPKTNLLLVVVEKQDDFSANCTEPPDTKPQPTLMSRSSKEPCHKLNLGALYRRRLEGCYTYHDGERNITACGIGSIARVDLAVLLLAAVLTLLAKTSL, from the exons ATGCAAAGTTTCAAGTTCGCATTACTGTGTGCACTGCTGTTCATACCGGAACCTGTCCCCGCCTGGAAGGCTGACAC tgtaaaaataTGGGCGAGAGCTCTGGGGGATGAACTATGGAAGTTGAACGAAGCACTAACTAAAGCAGATCAGATTAGAATC aaatacaaacaaatgaatgcgAGTGTGAAAAGAAAAGATGGGAAACAAATATTGGATTCGTCACTGCGTTCTGTTAGCACAATGCTCACTCGCAAAATCAATGCCGTCAAG TGCATTCACGCGACGGCAGAAAAATTGGCGAGGAACTTCAACTATACGCACAACAAAACTCTTCAGTTCGAGTACTGTTCAGCAAAGTACTCCAAGTTCTTCTATGAAGACGAGAACGATGACCCAAGTCTTCATCATGAGGAGCCGGAGCTCCCCAGATACGTCATAAACAGTACAAGATACATGAACGTGTCTCTAGAGAGGGACTCCCACTTCTACAATATCAATGTCAACACTAACACCAGTTGTGTTCACGTCCCGACGAATATATTcgatatag AGACAAATGCTTTAAATTCCATATTATGGTCAAAGGAGTTGAACGAAATCTtcataaaaaattacaactCCGATCCGTCATTATCATGGCAGTACTTCGGTAGTTCGCATGGTATCCTTCGGTTCTACCCCGGCATGCGGTGGAACACCAATGAAGTGGACACCTACGACTGCAGAGTCATGTCGTGGTACATCGAAGCTGCAACCTGCTCCAAAGACATGATCATCCTATTCGATGTCTCCGGATCAATGACTGGTTTCAAAAACTACGTAGCAAGAAGAACGTTGCGTTCCCTTTTGGACACCTTATCGAACAACGATTATGTCAACGTATACACTTTCAAAAATGCGACCAATTTCGTAGTGGAATGTTTCGTGGATCTGGTTCAAGCTACTCCCGAAAATTTGAAGACCCTTACTGATACACTTGAGCCTACTAATGGGGGGAAAACCCATAAAGTGCAGTTGGAAGGCTACGCAAACTTGACGACAGCgtatataaaagcttttacaaCACTCAAAGAG AGGAGGAAGCATTGCAACGTGAGCAGTACACAAGGCTGCAACCAACTAGTGATGGTGATCACGGACTATGTGCCGGGCAACCTCACAGAGGTGTTCGAGGAATACAACCGGGAGGTGGTAGACAATAAGACGTACATTCCGGTCAGGGTGTTCACCTACCTCATCGGGAAGGAAGTCACAAATGTACGCGAAATACAGTGGATGGCGTGTTTGAATAGAG GTTACTTCGTGCACATTCACTCAGTGGAAGAGGTACAGCAACAAGTGCTGAAGTACATCAACGTGATCGCTCGCCCCATGATCCTGGAGCAGAAAGAACCACCGCCCACCTGGACTCACGCCAACATTGACTATACG CGTACCAGTAAATGGGGTGTAAGTGGAGACATCTCAAAG CCTGACGAAGACAAGCTGGTGACTTCAGTGGCGATCCCGGCGTTCGACTACAAGTACAATGAGGAGAACAATGACGCCCTGCTGCTTGGAGTGGCGGGGACTGACGTGCCTATTGACAGCATCGCCAAGCTTGCTAAGCCACATCAG CTCGGTGTGAACGGGTATTCATTCATCGTTAGTAACAATGGCTACTTGTTGCTGCATCCACTTTTGACTACTACA ATTAACGGCGACCTACAAAAGAACTACAACAGCGTGGACTTCGTGGAGGTAGAACAAGTAGACGATGGCAAAGGCTCACGAGACTTGGGCGAGCAGATCAAGAACTTGCGGTACAATCTCGTGAATGGTACAGATGGGAACATGACGCAGGTCCCGGTGTTGTACCATTATGATAATATGAG GAGAATAGCCAGAGTAAGCCATGACTACTTTTTCAACAAACTGGAAGGGACACCATTTTCTATGGGTATCTCACTGCCCAAAATATATGGAGACACAGAACTGTGGCTCAAAGATAATCCATTGGAAGCAAAGCAAGGGAAGGAACTGACTGGCATCAATGTCACTGATTACTTTAGATATAGCTTCAGGGTACATCCAGATTG GGTTTACTGCAAATACCACTACTTGGAGGGACACGAGTCACTTAATTCTGAAGTGGAAGCCTGGAAGTTCTTAGTTGGTTTATCTAAGAATGAAATTGATATAAGGAAAGAGCAGTATCCGACAGAAAATAAAACTGCGGATTTTAGTTTGGaaa CTCACTGCGGCATGACACCATTAGGCAAAGATGATTACTATTGCAATGAAGATCTAGTCAAACAATTAGTGTTTGATGCTAAACTATCTGCTCCCTACTTCGAGAACTGGATAGCGTCTGATGAAGAATGGGATTTGGCTAGAAAGTATAATGTAAGCGTAAGGTTCATAGCAACATCAAGTGGTTTGACAAGATGGCATTATATCTTTGATCCTGATAAGAATGAGCAAGTGGACGATCAAGGTAACAGAAGGAAGGAGTATGATGGAAA CGTTTTTGGTGATGACTACCACAACACAATAGAAGAGACTTGGTACAAAGCTGCAGTTCTGCAGCACATGATAAACAAGGAGTCTCTAGTTGTAGCAACTCCTCTCCCAGTCCTCGATGATATCATAAAGAATCCTCCCAAAGTCATCAATGAAGATGGAGATATAACCATTACTTCTAGTTACGCGATATTTTATAAAGACGGTAATTCAGAGACTCCGGCGTCCGTTGTTGGATTCCAGTATTCATATTTGAAGTTTTATGAAAGATTCTTGCAAATCACGAATATTGATGTAGATGGGTCGAAG GACCCAACATGTCGTCCGGATTCCGAGAAATACGACTGTTATGTAATAGACAGTTCTGGATACATCGTATTGGCTAAGGAGAAGGAACTGGTCGGCCAGTTCTTCGGCACGGTACAGAAGTATGTGCTGCAATCCTTCCTGGACATGGGCATATACGAACACGTGGAAGTATTTAACTACCAAGCTCTTTGCCCGTACTCGGTTTTACTGAAGAAAAGCAGTTCTTGGACTTTGCGAACG CCTTTTAGTTTAGCGTTCAACTTCATCAACTGGCTGGTGACTGAGGCTCTGCTATTGTTAACAAACTTCTACAATCAGGACTATTACGCTTATGGCGCCGGCATCATCGTGGAGGACCATG AGCCGCCCACCACGACTGCAGCACCCTTACCGGAGAACGAAACAGAGACTGCGAAGGACAATTCCGACGAGAACCCATTCTCCTGCGACCACAGTATCACGCTTTATATACTgaatcagaaatattttttggaggCGGCTGGAGCTTCGCCGACTGTACAAAAAGATGAGCCCGGGGAGTGCTGGCCCGCTTACTGGGCTTCGTACATTCCTAAGACAAACTTGCTACTTGTGGTGGTGGAGAAACAAGATGACTTTTCTGCGAATTGTACGGAACCGCCCGATACTAAGCCGCAACCGACGCTCATGTCACGGTCCAGTAAGGAGCCCTGCCATAAGCTGAATCTAGGCGCCCTATATAGAAGACGTCTTGAAGGCTGCTACACTTACCACGACGGG GAGCGGAATATAACAGCATGCGGTATTGGGAGTATCGCACGAGTCGACTTGGCCGTCCTTCTATTAGCCGCAGTCTTGACTTTGCTGGCCAAGACCAGCCTCTGA